The nucleotide window GTGTGGTCGTAAACCGACGAtccaaaattctcaactttatataagagtggacgacccaattcacttaagtttcacttCTTCCTTTATGGTATTTGCACTTCtaatgcactcgtcctttggctcaagttgagtggttatGGACAGTACCTAGGTCTGACTCCTGCGATctacgtcgagcccagtaagacggacattattctatagttttggaactagtggccccaccaacgagtggtctagaACTTGTTCGAAAAATtggagcatttctggaatgaattaggtattaagatttctcgtgggtaatgattagcgtttagattaactatattcgtagtgtgacctatttatagctagtgaaagtagagatttgatcatgattactctaaaccgttagttttaagctaaaagagtaacagggttgatttagtctattagtcaacatccgggccttatctgattcgacttcggttagatctttaatttagttataattgtcttgattagttagcgatgggtcggttagatttgggccctatgtgtgTAAATTatagggctaaacttgatgttcaagtgatcgggcagattcgttggcttcctacagttgattaatcagacttgtgcggttctttactggtaccacccgtatataaactaacattgagtgttaatagtCAGTAAGTGATCTTGACATGACCTGGCTCATTCTCCTTGCGAAGAGCTTGTCCAGTGCTTCAACATTGTGGTATGGAGGATCAAGGAGGGGTGTTTGTGGCCAGTGGGTTGGTGATCCTCACCGTTTGTCTATCCAGTGGTCCAATCCATGGATGGCCATTGTTCAATTTCACAAACAACGAAAGCAAAAGCTGTCCCGCAATTCCTGCCGTCCACAGATTGTTTAAGATGCTGATCGACGGTGGATATAAGGTTATTCTTCTCACGGGGAGGGATGAAGAAACGTTGGGGGCACCCACCATTGAGAATTTACATAATCAAGGATTCGTTGGCTATGAAAGAGTGATTTTgaggtatatccacaccatccatccgttttgccagctcatttaaaaaatgaagtagatctagatataaggtggaccacattacagtaaaaaaagtaaaaagtggtgattgaacacccaccgttaaaaacatcctagggccaCCATAATGCAAACTTGTCATCCAAacccttgataaggtcacacgtacgtACCTGCatcaagggaaaacaaaaataaaacataaatatcagctttatacaaAACTCCGTTTTGgaccgcaagaagtttttaacggtatgcattcaatcaccactatttactatggtgtggtgaTATATTAATCAGGTCCGTCCGTGAGAATTTGGAGCCCTATTCATTCACACATAGGACGAAAGTAATCGACAACGATAAGATGGCCATAACGGTTCCTATGGTTACCATTACATAATGGTCATAGATTAACAGTTTTCTAATACCTTGCACGTGGTAGCAGTGCCAACATAAAATGCGTGTGAGAttcgagctttccatcaggtgggtgcAGTATTTATATCTTTAAGCTCGAATATTAGAATGCTTCACTTGGGAGGAGTGAAATGGTTTGATCCTTAAGCTTGGTGATCTAGACAATGTGTAGCATGCTAGATGAAAAGCCTAGATTTCACACACATGTTTGATAATGGCACATGTGCTAAAGGCTCCAACGTGAGCGCGAGTAGCTAACCTGTTGGGGGATTGCGGAAGCACaaaaagatgaatcaagcaaagtattccaatcacaCAACTGAGTTCAATCATAAACACTTTGAATTTAACATTGAAAAAATCGTTGGGAAAAAACCCACAGCACAGGGCAACAATATATAATACACTACGAAAACataaaattataagagataaagATTATTCAATTCTAACAAACTTTGAATCTCCCTTACAAGCTCTTGAAACTCTTAATAATAAATTAGAAAACCCTGGTATATACAATATTCCTGATTACACCCACATATGAGAATCACAACTAAAACAGGAAACAAATTCTACACCTATATAACTCTGCGTAACTCTGTGTGATTGTTCGATATCACTTCGATACCATCAATAGAATGTCGATCGCATCAAAcctctttgatgtcattgagcctGTTGTCATGTTTTGTGAGAAAAAAAATACACTTTGGGTATGAACTTATGTAGATTGAATGCAATATCTACAATTCAAAGGTTTCCTTCGTGGCACACAAACCAGATATACGTGTGTATGAGATGTAGGTTATTCATCTAGTGGGAACAAACTAATTAAATAACTCATGGCCCCAAAAGTCAAGCTAGCCCAcctattagggctgaaagtcgagcgGGTTGGGATGGGTTGGTGTTCAAAccttagcccaacccaaggttcctatacctcaaccctaacccaacctcaggttgagaattcccaacaaGCCCAACCCAACCAGGCTTGGTCAagtggatatatgctaatattttcattattacattagtttattatatttcaatgcacatcttattatttttgtatcatgattttattaattatatttgtagttatttataccaaaaattttcaatttttctaaacaaacaagctaaaatataagacaaccactcctttaaaagttgtgttgtattAGCACACAATCCATTTGGGacagaaatccggcatatcttgttatcttgagtcatcggaaatggtgtggaccaatgagacccgacgaCACTGGAATTtcttatgccttcaacacagatgatccacattcaattataatttataagtaacttatatatcgatcaggTTCAGGTTGGATCAAGCTacttgagacctcaacccaagttTAATCAGGttagtgtttatatagcccaagctcaagaccaaacccgatacatcctacccaagcccaacccaatgtcaggtcgatcACAGGTTGGTCAGGCTGAACCCGACCGACTTTCAATCCTACCACACCTATGGTCTGATAATTAATGACACATTCACATTTAATATGGACCAGTCACCATTTCTCAAAACATCCACTTTTCCCATGAGTGGAGTGGCCTGGCATGTTCACAATACACTCCACATGATGTACACTCCCAAATCTCATTCTATCCTAGCGAGTAGCTGCTTtcttgctgttgttgttgctatTGGTAGCGATGGTGTTGGGTAGGATGTGAATACTGAAAGCATCTAGATATACATGATGATGGTTGTTGCCGCTGATATTTTTGTTGTGCTGTGTTGTGTTCTAGGAGTTCTGCTTACAAGGGGCAAAGCGCAGTGTCCTTCAAATCAGAGATGCGTAGACAATTAGTAGCGGAGGGCTACAGAATCCGTGGCAATATCGGAGACCAATGGAGTGACCTATTAGGAGATTATTTGGGCGATCGAACATTTAAGCTCCCTAATCCCATGTATTTTGTCCCTTAAGCCTTAAGGTGGCGTTTACGGGTATAAATGGGCCCAATGGCTAGTTTCATAATTTCGGCTTTGACCTTCCAAGCTTTAACAAATGCACATGTTGATTTCTTAGAATTCAATGTTAGCTTTAGGGCTTTAAATAGGGAGAAAGATCCTTTAAGTTATCTAATAAGTAACTAGACTGAAAATAATTGGGTATCAATCTTGCCTAGGCATTTAGCATTGGATAGACCTCATACAATAATTGCTTTAGTTCTATATATGtatcttttatttcatttcttttggaATAAATACAAATATTTTTACAATTAGAAGTTACTACTGTGAGTGCTATAGACCATTTAAAGAAGAGTACGGCCTCAATGTGCCCAAATGAGCTTAAAGATTGTTGTGCGCTTAATCATACCACCAATTTTGGACATGCCTCACAAAGGGGCATTTTAGGCGTAAACGCCATTTTGATCCAATCGGTAGTTAACgttatgtgtttggatgcactttgcaaactcCCGTCAAATCTCTCTTGCTCGACTAAATTGGTGCTAAAATGGGGACTTTAGATTCTAATGCAGGGAAAAGCGTGGGATAATGAGAAAGATAACCTGTTTTCCTCAGGTAAATAAGACTTTGAATCCATAAGTTATTTTCTTGAAAccataagaaaataaagaaattcataattttatCAATCAATTGATAATAATTATCTAATGTGTATGCATCTCAATTACACcgttaataaagaaaaaaactaaaatttataattacgaaaaataataaaattctaactctaataaaagttCTAATTCTAGTAAAATTGTTCTAAAACCTAAtgtctaaaaataaaaatgtcaaataaacttttgctaaaaGAGTCTTAACATGATTATAagcaattaaaaaaaatggataaaaatttTAAAGTCCAAAATTAAGAAAATACGGTAAAAAttggaattattaaaaataataatttttttctaaaatttcatttttgagccGAAAGTATATATTTTCTTGTGAAATAGATTGACGCAATCCACATTCTAAGTTGGCTCACCTCAAATGGCTCGTTACAATAATGATAGATAGATTGTGCTTCTCGTAACAATACCAAAATCAAAAGTTATAACCAATTCTTTTAGTTCAACCATACTAGGAATGTATACATGCCACGTCCTACATTTAGATTCTcacacatgatggttggatggtgggaaaTATGTGAATACACACAAACATTATACTTCAAAGATAGATTGTGTCACCAAAGCCTGAGGTGGTCCAATGAGAAATGATTGGCATGGTTCCTACAAGTGATGAGGTATATATACGTGTCACTATAGGGAGTGGATTAGATGTTACCTTAGAATCACCTTAGTGAGTGTTACCGTtactgtggggccctccttgataatgtgttgtatatccacgccgtccatccgtttctccagcccatATTAGTACTTAGTTCCCAAAATTAAGCAGCTGatgaaccacaccatatgaaacaaaggtgattgagtgcctcaccattcaaattttcaaagggcccatcgtaaggtttccataatgtttatttaccatccaacctgttgataacgtaAAGAAGATCTGGATAAAGGGAAACTACaaagatcaggttgatccaaaacttttgtggcccacaaaaggcttttaatggttattcattatTGTTTCTAATGGTGTATGTGGTctgcttgaaatttggatcttaaaaaaaattaaaataataataataataataataataataataaacggcGTGAacatacaaaaaatacatcaaggtgggctccatacgGTTAGGGTGACACCCACTGGTGGCTCCAAGCTCCTTAGTATTTCTAGCATGCGGGAACggatggtcggtgctccatgggccccaccatccattccgtttatccatttttacagatcatttggTACTTtatcccaatctcaggtggaccacaccacaggaaaacaatagtgattggatatccaccattaaaatcctcctaaggccaactgtactatttatttgacatccaatctgttgattaggtcatataggcccagatgaagggaaagcacaaaaatcagcttgatccaaaacttttatggcccccaaaaattttttaatggttgacgctcattcaacactgtttcctgtaatgtgggccacttgagattgggatatgcctcatttttggtttcattctataaaatgatctgtaaaaatagatggacggcatggatgaaagatatacatcatagtggcgcccacagagcatcgaccaccagccactggctggtgagtggtggcaaggg belongs to Magnolia sinica isolate HGM2019 chromosome 8, MsV1, whole genome shotgun sequence and includes:
- the LOC131254112 gene encoding acid phosphatase 1-like, which gives rise to MLIDGGYKVILLTGRDEETLGAPTIENLHNQGFVGYERVILRSSAYKGQSAVSFKSEMRRQLVAEGYRIRGNIGDQWSDLLGDYLGDRTFKLPNPMYFVP